ATCGTTTGGACAATATCCCCTTTTTTATTGATCAGATAAGTTGTCGGAATGCTCCGGATCGACCAGCGGTAGGCGATCTCTTCCCCTCCAAATAAGACTTTAAAAGTTAATCCGTTCTTTTTAAGATAATCACGAACCTTTTCCGAACCGCCGGGCTCAATATTGACCGCAAGTATCGCGAACGCCTCCTTAGCCAATCGCTCATGAAGTTTTTGCATCGCCGGCATTTCTTCCCGGCAAGGGGGACACCAGGAAGCCCAAAAGTTTAGCATGACCACTTTTCCTCTGTAGTCCGAAAGCTTGACCGTCTTTCCATGAATATCAGGCAGGGAAAAATCTAAACTAGCTGGCTGGCTTTTCATTGGGGCCTGCTTTTCTCCCATGGCCAGAAGAGGTGAAACAGCCAACAGAAAAAACAAAAGAACAACCGAAATTTTCCGGCTTA
This is a stretch of genomic DNA from Candidatus Margulisiibacteriota bacterium. It encodes these proteins:
- a CDS encoding TlpA family protein disulfide reductase, which encodes MTLSRKISVVLLFFLLAVSPLLAMGEKQAPMKSQPASLDFSLPDIHGKTVKLSDYRGKVVMLNFWASWCPPCREEMPAMQKLHERLAKEAFAILAVNIEPGGSEKVRDYLKKNGLTFKVLFGGEEIAYRWSIRSIPTTYLINKKGDIVQTIIGPRDWVDADNLEMFMGMIKQ